The nucleotide window TGGAAGCCGTGCGGTCAGCAGAACCAAACTTTCTATGCTCAGAAGAAAACTGGCAGGAAGACTTGTTTCCGTAAAGAATGAAACGGCCATGCTTACTACCTTCAATGAGGTGGATATGTCTGAAATTTTCAGAATCAGAAAACAATACAAGGACGAATTCAGCCAGAAACACGGCGTAGGTCTGGGCTTTATGTCTTTCTTCACGAAGGCGGTTACCCGAGCTTTGCAGATGTATCCTGATGTGAATGCTTCAATAGACGGTGATTTCAAGACCAACTATGAATTCTGCGATATTTCAATAGCGGTTTCCGGTCCGAAAGGTCTTATGGTTCCGGTACTGAGAAATGCGGAGAACATGACCTTCAGAGGTGTTGAAGCCAACATCAAATCATTGGCCGATAAAGTAAGAGAAGGTGGCATCAGTGTAGATGAAATGACCGGCGGTACTTTTACCATTACCAACGGTGGAGTATTCGGTTCCATGCTAAGTACACCCATCATCAATCCGCCCCAGTCTGCGATTCTGGGAATGCATAATATTATCCAGCGTCCGGTAGCTGTAGACGGGCAGGTGGTTATCCGTCCGATGATGTATGTAGCCATGTCCTATGACCACAGAATCATTGACGGCAGGGAGTCAGTAGGATTCCTTGTAGCAGTAAAGGAGGGTATAGATAATCCGGTGGAGATCCTGATGAACGGAGACGAAAGAAAGGCTCTGGAACTTTAAGATATCAGCAAAAACCATTAAATATCAAATCCCGCTACCTAAAGGCGGGATTTTTGTAATATGTAGTGAAAGTAGTTATCATGTACTCAAAAATTACTTCTGAAATAAAGGTGACCGTACTACCTGAATATGATGCGAAGAACAGTTTCCCTTCGGATAACCGTTTTGTTTTCCGATATAATATCACCATTGAAAATCTGAGTCCGCATCCCGTAAAACTTCTCAAAAGACAATGGCTTATTTATGATGTGGGCTTTGGTTTCACCGAAGTTAACGGAGACGGCGTGATTGGACTGACTCCGGAGATTGGAGTAGGTGAAGAGTTTAAATATTTCTCAAACGTCATGATCCGTTCGGGCGTAGGAAATATGACCGGAAGATATTACTGCATCAATACGGAAACGGGGGAAGCCCTTGAAATTGATATTCCGAAATTTAATCTGATGGCGCAGGTACTCAGTAACTAACCACGTGGTTACAGAACTTTGATGCTTTTTTTCATCACCTCATGAATTTCATCATTGCGCGTCACCATCAGCTTATTGAATGCAAGCAGCGACAGTTTCGCGCATACTTCAGCATCATCGCCGGCGCGGTGATGGTTAAATGAAAGCTGATGCTGCTCGGCTAAACTTTTCAGACCGTAACGCGGCAGGTTTTTCCAGGATTTTTTTGCAAGCGAAATACTGCACAGGTAGTTCAGTTTAGGTTTAAAGAAACCATAGTAATCCAGGCAGCTCCGTAAAACTCCCGCATCAAACGAGGCATTGTGCGCGATCATGAGATTACCGTACATCAGATTTTCGGCCTCGTGCCAGATCTCCTCAAAGGTGGGGGCGTCCTGAACATCCTCCGGCGTAATTCCATGTACATCAATATTACGGGGGTGAAACCACGGAAAACTTGGCGGTTTTATAAGCCAGGTCTGCGTTCTTACAATTTCACCATTTTCTACCACGCTTATGCCCATCTCACAGGCCGAATTCCTCTCATGAGTTGCCGTTTCAAAATCAATGGCGCAGAAATCTATCATGTACGGGTTTTTGTTGTTATTTTTTTTGCTGAAGAATACGTTTAATTTCAGCCTGATATAGGGGCGACCGGTCCAGATCATCATGATGTCCTTCTTCAATTTCAATAAATTTTTTCAACAGGTCAGGCTGTGCAGAGTTCAGGACGTTGAAAAGTTTTTTACCGGAACTCAGAGGAACAATATTGTCCTTAGTGCCGTGGAAATGATAAAGTGGTGAAGATATCTGCTTTATATATTTATTGGACAGGAAATGATAAGTCATCTTTGGCGATACCCTGTCTGTTACCTTTCCGGGGAGCCAGCGGTTCACTACATCCTGCAGATTGTAAAAAGCGGCTTCCAGGATCACGGATGCCGGTTGGTTGTCGGCAGCCATCTTAACGGCGAAAGCTCCGCCAAGGCTGCGGCCATAAACCAGCGTATTTTCTTCACCATAAAGATTTCTCGCATATTCATATACAAACTGTGCATCCGAATAAAGTATGTTTTCGCTTCGAATGCCTGTACTTTTACCGTAACCCCTATAATCCATCACCAGCACATCATATCCATAATCTGTTAATCCCTTGGCAATGTTTCCCCAGCGGGCCAGGTTATCAGCATTACCATGGTAATAAACAATAACTCCCACAGGCTGCTCTGTTCGGAAATGAAGGGCATTTATAGCCCCTCCAAAGGGTGTCTCCCATAAATGCTCCTCAAAAGTGACATCGAAATCGAAGGCATGTTCTCGAGGCAAAGTTGACGGCAGAAAAACGATCTTTTCCTGGAAATATTGAAGGAGCCTGGTCATTTTTATTTGTTGTTCACTCTGGTAATCATAATTTTATCAACCCGCTGGCCATCCTTGTCAATGATCTCCAGTTCCAGGTCTTCAATCCTGATTCTGTCGCCTACATTTGCGGTCCCGCTGTTGGCATTCAGGAACAAACCTACCAGGGTGGTATAATTGTCACGGTTGTCGAATTCAAAATCAAGGTCAAAATATTTCAGGAATTCCACGATGGGATACTGCCCGTCGGCCAGCCATGAGTTTTCGTCTCTTTCAGTAATCCGGTAGTCAAAATTATCACTGGTCACTGTGTCGCCCACCAAAGCATCCAGTACATCACCCAGGGTAACCATACCAACTGTATTGCCATATTCGTCTATGACGATACCATAATGGTTTTGCTCTTTTCTGAATATTTCAAGCACTTTATAGGCATAGTAGTTTTCATTGAGGAAGACCGGCTGTTTAAGATATTGCTCCAGACTGAAGGTTTCCGGATCATCTATCGGAAACAGGTCTCTCAGCAGCACAATACCGATAATATCATCGATATCATTGTCTCTTGTAACAGGATAAGCGGCATGCTTGTCCTCGCGAATAGCTGCCAAAATCTTTTCCAGGCTGTCGTCCACATTAAAGAAGGTCATCGCAGTACGGTGGGTAAGCAAAGTATTGATCTTTCTGTCGCCTAGTTCAAACACCCGCTCCACAATATTATGTTCAATCTGCTCAATCTCCCCTTCCTGCGCACTTTCCTTTACGATTGATTTTATTTCTTCTTCTGTGATGATACTGTCCGAATTACTCCGGATTCCCAAAAGATTAAGGATAAGGTTGTTGGAAGTGCTTAACAGCCATACGAAAGGTGAAGTAATTTTGGACAGCAGGTCCATAGGTTTGGCCACCATGGTAATAATGCGCTCAGGAAAAGTCATCGCAATGCGCTTCGGCAGTAATTCGCCCAGCAAGATAGACAGGTAGGTGATAAATACGACAATCCCGGTGGTGGCCAGAGGTTTGGAATAGGCTTCCAGGGCAGGAATTCGGGCCAGGAAATTCTGGAAATCGGTGGTCAGGTTTTCCCCCGAGTAAACTCCCAGAAGAATTCCGATCAGTGTGATTCCGATTTGTACCGTAGAAAGAAATTTGGTGGGATTTTCAGACAGTTGTAGTGCTTTCCTGGCACCCCCGCTTCCTTTTTTGCCTGCATTTTCCAGTTTGAATTTACGGGATGAGACCAGTGACATCTCCGACATAGAAAATATTCCGTTCAGGATAACAAGAAGAA belongs to Chryseobacterium sp. and includes:
- the odhB gene encoding 2-oxoglutarate dehydrogenase complex dihydrolipoyllysine-residue succinyltransferase; this translates as MSILEMKVPSPGESITEVEIATWLVQDGDYVEKDQPIAEVDSDKATLELPAEQSGIITLKAEEGEVVQVGQVVCLIDVDAAKPSTDAPAAADKTAENAEAPKAEQKTVEKPEIVQEPKKEEKPAAASYATGSPSPAARKILDEKGISSSQVSGTGKDGRITKQDAETAAVPAMGSASSTGGSRAVSRTKLSMLRRKLAGRLVSVKNETAMLTTFNEVDMSEIFRIRKQYKDEFSQKHGVGLGFMSFFTKAVTRALQMYPDVNASIDGDFKTNYEFCDISIAVSGPKGLMVPVLRNAENMTFRGVEANIKSLADKVREGGISVDEMTGGTFTITNGGVFGSMLSTPIINPPQSAILGMHNIIQRPVAVDGQVVIRPMMYVAMSYDHRIIDGRESVGFLVAVKEGIDNPVEILMNGDERKALEL
- the apaG gene encoding Co2+/Mg2+ efflux protein ApaG; translation: MYSKITSEIKVTVLPEYDAKNSFPSDNRFVFRYNITIENLSPHPVKLLKRQWLIYDVGFGFTEVNGDGVIGLTPEIGVGEEFKYFSNVMIRSGVGNMTGRYYCINTETGEALEIDIPKFNLMAQVLSN
- a CDS encoding 3'-5' exonuclease, giving the protein MIDFCAIDFETATHERNSACEMGISVVENGEIVRTQTWLIKPPSFPWFHPRNIDVHGITPEDVQDAPTFEEIWHEAENLMYGNLMIAHNASFDAGVLRSCLDYYGFFKPKLNYLCSISLAKKSWKNLPRYGLKSLAEQHQLSFNHHRAGDDAEVCAKLSLLAFNKLMVTRNDEIHEVMKKSIKVL
- a CDS encoding alpha/beta hydrolase, whose product is MTRLLQYFQEKIVFLPSTLPREHAFDFDVTFEEHLWETPFGGAINALHFRTEQPVGVIVYYHGNADNLARWGNIAKGLTDYGYDVLVMDYRGYGKSTGIRSENILYSDAQFVYEYARNLYGEENTLVYGRSLGGAFAVKMAADNQPASVILEAAFYNLQDVVNRWLPGKVTDRVSPKMTYHFLSNKYIKQISSPLYHFHGTKDNIVPLSSGKKLFNVLNSAQPDLLKKFIEIEEGHHDDLDRSPLYQAEIKRILQQKK
- a CDS encoding hemolysin family protein, which translates into the protein MELLIIILLVILNGIFSMSEMSLVSSRKFKLENAGKKGSGGARKALQLSENPTKFLSTVQIGITLIGILLGVYSGENLTTDFQNFLARIPALEAYSKPLATTGIVVFITYLSILLGELLPKRIAMTFPERIITMVAKPMDLLSKITSPFVWLLSTSNNLILNLLGIRSNSDSIITEEEIKSIVKESAQEGEIEQIEHNIVERVFELGDRKINTLLTHRTAMTFFNVDDSLEKILAAIREDKHAAYPVTRDNDIDDIIGIVLLRDLFPIDDPETFSLEQYLKQPVFLNENYYAYKVLEIFRKEQNHYGIVIDEYGNTVGMVTLGDVLDALVGDTVTSDNFDYRITERDENSWLADGQYPIVEFLKYFDLDFEFDNRDNYTTLVGLFLNANSGTANVGDRIRIEDLELEIIDKDGQRVDKIMITRVNNK